The DNA segment TAGATCACGTGCAGGGTTGCAAGACCCCAAGCGTCCTATTGCATCATTTATTTTTCTTGGTACTACAGGTGTAGGTAAGACAGAACTTGCCAAAGCTCTTGCAGAATATCTATTCAATGATGAGACAATGATGACTCGTATAGATATGAGTGAATATCAGGAAAAGTTCAGTGTCAGTCGCCTTATAGGTGCCCCTCCTGGATATGTAGGTTATGACGAGGGCGGTCAACTCACAGAGGCAGTACGCCGTAAACCATATTCTGTTGTATTGTTTGATGAAATTGAAAAAGCCAATCCTGATGTATTCAACATTCTGCTTCAGGTTCTGGATGATGGCAGACTTACTGACAACAAGGGACGTGTCGTAAACTTTAAGAATACCATCATTATTATGACTTCGAATCTTGGCAGCCAGTATATTCAAAGTCAATTCGAACAAATAAATTCGGATAATAGCGAAGACCTTATAGCCGACACAAAGATTAAACTTATGGAGATGCTTAAGAAGACTATTCGCCCCGAGTTCCTTAATCGTATAGACGAAACAATAATGTTCTTACCTCTAAACAGAACGGAAATAGGTGAAGTAGTTTCCTTGCAGATGAACATCGTAAAAAGAATGCTAGAACCACAAGGTTTCACACTTAATACAACAAGTGCAGCCATCAATTATCTGGCAGAAATGGGTTACGACCCTGAATATGGAGCACGACCTGTAAAAAGAGCCATACAGAGATTTGTACTCAATGACTTGTCAAAAAAGATTCTTGCAGGCGAAGTAAACCGTGATAAACCGATAATTATTGATGCAGATAATAACGGATTAATATTCAAAAACTAACACAAGTATTAGGCATAATATATAACTAAATACGTTTTGATTCATCGTTTTTAGTTTCAATCTGAAAGAAATACTATCCAAATTAGGGTAGTATTTCTTTTACTGTGTGCGATAACACAAAATAATCGTTAATTTTCTTGCGATAGAAAAAATAATATGTATCTTTGCATAATTAAGAACAAACTACTACAACGACAGAAAAGCCTAGAAGCGGCTATAACCTACTGATAATCAGAGGCAACTAAAGAATCTTAAATTAAAAAGTATATAATACGAACTAATGGCAACTACTAATCATCAAATTGCTACCCGTATAAAGGCAGCTACCGGAGTCGACATTGATATGTGCTACCAATGCGGCAAATGTACAGCAGGTTGCGTGCTCGCTGACGATATGGATTACCCATCGTCTATGATCATGCGTATGCTGCAAACCGATGATGAAGAGAACTATCGCAAGATTATCTCTTCTGAAGCAATATGGCTATGCCAGAATTGTGAAAACTGCATCGGAAGATGCCCCAAGGAGGTAGATATTCCTAAAATAATGGATTATCTGCGTGCCGATTCTGTGAAAAACAAATGTGTTTCGCCTAAAGCAAAGCCCATTCTTTCTTTTTATCAATCTTTTCTTGGTGCCGTAAAAACATCAGGACGCCTGAGTGAAGTCTTCATGACTATTGGATTCAAACTACGGACACTGCGCCTTTGGCAAGATGTCAATCTCGTTCCATCTATGCTGGCAAAAGGCAAATTGAAGTTTATACCTGAATCTATTAAAGGCAAGAGAAACATAAAGAATATCTTCAAATCTACTAATAACAAATAGAAATTACTATGAAATTAGGTTTTTATCCCGGTTGTTCTCTCAATGGAACGGCTAGAGAATACAATGAATCTGTTAAGGCATTGGCTCCTGTTTTCGGTATAGAACTTATAGATATCGATGATTGGAACTGTTGTGGTGCTTCTGCAGCACATGCTGTAAACAGAGATCTTTCACTTGCTCTTCCCGCAAGAACACTTGCTCTTGCCGAGAAACAGGGTTTCGATGAAATTGTCGTACCTTGTGCTGCTTGTTTCAACCGTCTTGCTGTTGCCCAATATGAGCTTAACAAAGATGAGATGCTTAAGAAATCAGTAGAGAAGAGCATCAATATGACATTCAAAAATGATATTAAAATACTGAATGTCGTACAGTTTATCGAAAAATATATCAAGGATAAGATAGCCGAAAAGGTATCACACAAATTTGAACATCAGGTAGCCTGCTATTACGGTTGCCTGTTGGTGCGCCCTCACAAAATAATAGATTTCGACCGTGTAGAAGACCCTACCTCTTTAGATGAACTTATGCAACTTATTGGTGCCACTCCTATTGATTGGGGATTCAAGACCGAATGTTGCGGAGCTAGTCTGTCTATTGCCCGTACTGACCTGGTGGCAAAGCTTTCAGGTAATATCGTTAAGGATGCTGCCGACCGTGGTGCAGAAGCTATTATAGTAGCTTGCCCTATGTGCCAATCCAATTTGGATATGCGTCGCCCTCAGATAGACAAATATGTAGGTAAGGAAATATCCACACCTGTTATTTATATCACACAAGCTATCGGATTGGCTGTAGGCATTGCTCCTGAAAAACTGGGGTTGCAACGCCATTTTGTTAAAGTCAATACCCTATAAAAGAATAATGTTATGTCAAGAATAGGAGTTTTCATTTGCCATTGTGGCGAGAACATCAGTGCCACAGTGGATTGTGAACGTGTAGCTAAATCTGCATCCGAAATGGAGGGAGTGGAGTTTGCTACCGACTATAAATATATGTGTTCCGACCCGGGACAATCACTTATAAAGAATGCCATACGCGAACATCATCTTGATGGTGTTGTCGTAGGTTCTTGTTCGCCTCGTATGCACGAACCTACTTTTCGTCGCGCATGTAGCGAGGCCGGTCTTAATCCTTACCTCTGCGAGATTGCCAATCTTCGCGAGCATGTATCATGGGTACACGAAAAGAGTGAAGCTACTACGCTTAAGGCTATAGATATAGTAAAAGGTGTAGTTGAAAAGGTGCGCCGCAACAAACCGCTTAATGCTATAGAGGTTCCTATCACAAAGAAGGCACTTGTTATAGGTGGCGGTATTGCCGGTATACAAGCCAGTCTGGATATTGCCAACTGTGGACAGAATGTAATACTTATCGAGAAAGGTCCGTCTATAGGCGGTCATATGTCACAGTTGTCCGAGACATTCCCTACCCTAGACTGTTCTCAATGTATTCTCACGCCTCGTATGGTCGAGGTAGCTCAACATCCCAATATCACCCTTTATACTTATGCCGAACTGGAAAAGTTAGACGGTTTTATTGGCAATTTCAAGGCTACGATACGTCTCAAGGCCAAGAGTGTAGACTATAGCAAATGTACCGGTTGTGGACTATGTACCACTAAGTGCCCTCAGAAGAAAATTCCAAGTGAATTTAATGAAGGTCTTGGCACACGTACAGCTATTTTCACACCATTTCCACAAGCAGTGCCTAACAAACCGGCCATAGACAAAGAACATTGCAACTATTATCAGAAAGGCAAGTGCAAGGTATGTCAGAAGTTCTGCCCTACCGGTGCCATCGAATACGATAAACCGGATGAATTCATCACTGAAGATATTGGCGCAGTGATTGTGACCACCGGATTCAACGTACTGAAGACAGATTTCTTCCCTGAATATGGTTACGGCAAATATAAAGATGTAATTACCGGACTGCAGTTCGAGCGT comes from the Xylanibacter oryzae DSM 17970 genome and includes:
- a CDS encoding 4Fe-4S dicluster domain-containing protein, whose product is MATTNHQIATRIKAATGVDIDMCYQCGKCTAGCVLADDMDYPSSMIMRMLQTDDEENYRKIISSEAIWLCQNCENCIGRCPKEVDIPKIMDYLRADSVKNKCVSPKAKPILSFYQSFLGAVKTSGRLSEVFMTIGFKLRTLRLWQDVNLVPSMLAKGKLKFIPESIKGKRNIKNIFKSTNNK
- a CDS encoding CoB--CoM heterodisulfide reductase iron-sulfur subunit B family protein, whose protein sequence is MKLGFYPGCSLNGTAREYNESVKALAPVFGIELIDIDDWNCCGASAAHAVNRDLSLALPARTLALAEKQGFDEIVVPCAACFNRLAVAQYELNKDEMLKKSVEKSINMTFKNDIKILNVVQFIEKYIKDKIAEKVSHKFEHQVACYYGCLLVRPHKIIDFDRVEDPTSLDELMQLIGATPIDWGFKTECCGASLSIARTDLVAKLSGNIVKDAADRGAEAIIVACPMCQSNLDMRRPQIDKYVGKEISTPVIYITQAIGLAVGIAPEKLGLQRHFVKVNTL
- a CDS encoding CoB--CoM heterodisulfide reductase iron-sulfur subunit A family protein; protein product: MSRIGVFICHCGENISATVDCERVAKSASEMEGVEFATDYKYMCSDPGQSLIKNAIREHHLDGVVVGSCSPRMHEPTFRRACSEAGLNPYLCEIANLREHVSWVHEKSEATTLKAIDIVKGVVEKVRRNKPLNAIEVPITKKALVIGGGIAGIQASLDIANCGQNVILIEKGPSIGGHMSQLSETFPTLDCSQCILTPRMVEVAQHPNITLYTYAELEKLDGFIGNFKATIRLKAKSVDYSKCTGCGLCTTKCPQKKIPSEFNEGLGTRTAIFTPFPQAVPNKPAIDKEHCNYYQKGKCKVCQKFCPTGAIEYDKPDEFITEDIGAVIVTTGFNVLKTDFFPEYGYGKYKDVITGLQFERLASASGPTLGEIRRPSDGQIPKKIVFISCCGSRDPAKGIPYCSKICCMYTAKHAMLYQHKVHDGESTIFYMDVRAGGKNYEEFVRRAVEEDHVNYVRGRVARVYEKNGKLIVKGVDTLLGAKPVEIEADMVVLATAGVANKGAEELAQKMHISYDPYHFFAEAHPKLKPVETNTAGIFLAGACQAPKDIPETVASASGAAVKAVSLLSQPTLVREPIVAVVNRCAPPMFSTCVGCFMCETICPYNAIEHEEIKDRRTGKVIKTVAKINPGLCQGCGTCVSFCRSKSIDIQGYTNEEMFAEVTALLNK